From a region of the Geothrix sp. 21YS21S-2 genome:
- a CDS encoding HD domain-containing phosphohydrolase — protein MSPKVLLVDDDSNILSAYTRLLRGRFELETAQGGEEALTRIKAAGPYAVILSDMRMPAMDGIQFLAEARIRTPDSVRIMLTGNADQTTAIEAVNRGNIFRFLTKPCERGLLVSSIEAGIKQNQLIIAERELVEGTVKGCIDLLVELLSIADPVAFQQSQRLGLLAQKVARVMEMEADWVVVVASLLAPIGVLTLPGSVMIKVRKGDQITPREQDAVVRLPEISSNLLNHIPRMAEVAQVILFKNKNFNGSGFPAIPAHREEIPLGARILRVVSDFLGAMEKRSNARHVLEEMRQNQVFYDPRVINALGLALAVPDEVINDGAPSSYHATHKTVQVGEILVEGVYTREGQLLYPPKTVVGQSHRERLKNYAALVGLKEPFLVQA, from the coding sequence ATTGGAAACCGCACAGGGGGGCGAGGAGGCCCTGACGCGAATCAAGGCCGCGGGCCCGTACGCAGTCATTCTTTCCGACATGCGAATGCCCGCCATGGATGGCATTCAGTTCCTGGCCGAAGCGAGGATCCGGACACCGGATTCGGTCCGGATCATGCTCACCGGGAACGCCGACCAAACCACGGCGATCGAGGCCGTCAACCGGGGGAACATTTTCCGCTTCCTGACGAAGCCTTGTGAACGGGGACTGCTCGTCAGCTCCATCGAAGCAGGAATCAAGCAGAACCAGCTCATCATCGCAGAGAGGGAACTGGTTGAAGGAACCGTCAAGGGCTGTATCGACCTCCTGGTGGAACTGCTTTCCATCGCCGATCCCGTTGCCTTCCAGCAATCCCAGCGGCTGGGCCTGCTGGCCCAGAAGGTGGCGCGGGTCATGGAAATGGAAGCCGATTGGGTGGTGGTGGTCGCGTCACTCCTCGCGCCGATCGGCGTCCTTACCCTACCCGGGTCCGTCATGATAAAGGTGCGGAAGGGTGATCAGATCACGCCGCGGGAGCAGGATGCGGTTGTTCGCCTGCCCGAAATCAGTTCCAACCTCCTCAACCACATTCCACGGATGGCGGAGGTCGCCCAGGTCATCCTCTTCAAGAACAAGAATTTCAACGGCTCCGGTTTCCCGGCCATTCCCGCGCACCGGGAGGAGATCCCCCTGGGGGCACGGATCCTCAGGGTGGTTTCGGATTTCCTGGGCGCCATGGAGAAGCGTTCCAATGCTCGCCATGTCCTCGAAGAAATGCGTCAGAACCAGGTCTTCTATGACCCAAGGGTGATCAACGCCCTCGGCCTGGCCCTGGCCGTTCCGGATGAAGTGATCAATGATGGGGCCCCCTCCTCCTACCACGCCACCCACAAGACGGTCCAAGTGGGCGAAATCCTGGTGGAGGGTGTCTATACCCGGGAAGGGCAGCTGCTCTATCCTCCGAAAACGGTTGTCGGCCAGAGCCACCGGGAACGCCTGAAGAATTATGCCGCGCTGGTGGGCCTCAAGGAGCCGTTCCTCGTTCAGGCCTGA
- a CDS encoding M13 family metallopeptidase, with translation MGLAHHALLLAIPAFAVLAAAQPPSVAGFEGMDWTVAPGDDFYRFANGTWLANAAILEDVESAGVTGKLRTLTTRRIASIIDDTAKAAPGTEARKIWDYYSSFLDEATIEKRGIQPLQPFLEEIRLVGDRRSLSRLLGAAETGPGGLLRLFVGPDPDVPSRSVPFLEQGGLGLPDRRYYLDESEGMRTIRAKYLAYITTLLNLVQEKEAESRAAKILALETRIAQVHWDQVDARDAVKGNNHWNRKELESRAPGLDWEAFFQAALLPTQETFVVSQPSAVIGIAALVGGEALDGLKDWLLFHAIRKRTAFLPRAFVKASHQFHSKALNGYTGFPSRWERGVAVTNAALGEAVGRLYVKDYCPPGEKARARAMVDTILAAFAMRIESLAWMTPATKARARAKLASLKIGVGYPDTWQDYSDLQVILGDAFGNAVRAERFHHQGNLKKLGHPPDRSEWGMTPQTVNAANMGPLNAFILPAAHLQPPFFDQRHTAAQDYGAMGAIIGHEISHSFDNRGARYDAEGRLGNGWSAEDSDQFRVLGDALVRQYDAYRPFPDLAVNGHLTLGENIADLAGLAVAYDAYRLFLNGTNAPMVQGLTGDQQFFLSWAQTWRSCQSATTRRYLLVNDPHSPDEYRADIVRNLDAWYLAFGVKPGQKLYLAPKDRIKVW, from the coding sequence ATGGGCCTTGCTCACCACGCACTCCTCCTAGCCATCCCGGCCTTTGCCGTCCTGGCGGCAGCCCAGCCTCCCAGCGTGGCGGGGTTCGAGGGCATGGACTGGACGGTTGCCCCCGGCGACGACTTCTACCGTTTCGCCAACGGAACGTGGCTTGCCAACGCCGCCATCCTCGAGGACGTCGAGTCTGCCGGCGTGACCGGCAAACTCCGCACCCTCACCACCCGCCGGATCGCATCCATCATCGATGACACGGCGAAGGCCGCCCCCGGCACCGAGGCCCGCAAGATCTGGGACTACTACAGCAGCTTCCTTGACGAGGCCACCATCGAGAAGAGGGGCATCCAACCCCTCCAGCCCTTCCTGGAAGAGATCAGGCTCGTCGGTGATCGCCGTTCGCTTTCGCGGCTTCTGGGCGCCGCCGAGACCGGTCCCGGGGGTCTGCTGAGGCTATTTGTGGGCCCTGATCCAGACGTTCCGTCCCGGAGCGTTCCCTTTCTGGAGCAGGGGGGCCTGGGCTTGCCGGACCGTCGGTACTACCTGGATGAATCCGAAGGCATGCGGACCATCCGGGCCAAGTATTTGGCCTACATCACCACCTTGTTGAACCTGGTCCAGGAGAAGGAAGCCGAGTCCAGGGCGGCGAAGATCCTGGCCCTGGAGACCAGGATCGCCCAGGTCCATTGGGACCAGGTCGATGCCAGGGATGCCGTAAAGGGCAACAACCACTGGAACAGGAAGGAGCTTGAATCGAGGGCGCCCGGCCTGGACTGGGAGGCGTTCTTCCAGGCCGCTCTGCTCCCCACTCAGGAGACGTTCGTGGTGTCGCAGCCCAGCGCCGTCATCGGAATCGCCGCCCTCGTGGGCGGCGAAGCCCTGGACGGCCTGAAGGATTGGCTCCTCTTCCACGCGATCAGGAAAAGGACCGCCTTCCTGCCCAGGGCCTTCGTAAAGGCCTCCCATCAGTTCCACAGCAAGGCCCTGAATGGCTACACCGGTTTCCCGTCCCGCTGGGAACGCGGGGTGGCGGTCACCAACGCGGCCCTGGGCGAAGCGGTAGGCAGGCTCTATGTGAAGGACTATTGCCCCCCCGGCGAAAAAGCGAGGGCCCGGGCCATGGTTGACACCATCCTTGCCGCCTTTGCCATGCGAATCGAATCCCTGGCCTGGATGACCCCTGCGACGAAGGCCCGGGCCAGGGCCAAGCTCGCCTCCCTCAAGATCGGGGTCGGTTATCCCGACACATGGCAGGACTACTCGGACCTTCAGGTCATCCTGGGCGATGCCTTCGGAAATGCCGTGCGCGCCGAAAGGTTCCACCATCAAGGCAACCTGAAGAAACTCGGGCATCCTCCGGACCGAAGCGAGTGGGGCATGACGCCCCAGACCGTCAACGCCGCGAACATGGGGCCCCTGAACGCCTTCATCCTCCCGGCCGCCCACCTTCAGCCGCCCTTCTTCGATCAAAGGCACACGGCCGCGCAGGACTATGGCGCCATGGGCGCCATCATCGGCCACGAGATAAGTCACAGCTTCGACAACCGTGGGGCCCGCTACGACGCCGAAGGCCGCCTGGGCAACGGGTGGAGCGCGGAGGATTCCGATCAGTTCAGGGTGCTGGGCGATGCCCTTGTCCGCCAGTACGACGCCTATCGTCCCTTCCCCGACCTCGCGGTCAACGGCCATCTGACCCTCGGCGAGAACATCGCCGATCTCGCCGGGCTCGCCGTTGCCTACGATGCCTATCGCCTGTTCCTCAACGGAACGAACGCCCCCATGGTCCAGGGATTGACGGGAGACCAGCAGTTCTTCTTGAGCTGGGCCCAGACCTGGCGCAGCTGCCAGTCCGCAACCACCCGGCGCTATCTCCTTGTCAACGATCCTCATTCGCCCGATGAGTACCGGGCCGACATCGTGCGGAACCTGGATGCGTGGTACCTCGCCTTCGGGGTGAAACCGGGGCAGAAGCTGTACCTGGCGCCCAAGGACCGGATCAAGGTCTGGTAG
- a CDS encoding DinB family protein, producing the protein MFRRLDDFRASFAHARESYLKILDAIPETAAGTAVAEGHRDLRRLAFHLVETLIEMPARTGLKVPHGDAFLADQPLPLPATMAEIRQAYVDAADALGTALEAWNDATLEVSDNMYGQQWKRGETLGILLTHQVHHVGQMTVLMRQAGLRVPGIYGPAKEEWEAYHMPAPAI; encoded by the coding sequence ATGTTCCGACGCCTCGACGACTTCCGCGCCTCCTTCGCCCACGCCCGGGAGAGCTACCTGAAGATCCTGGACGCCATCCCCGAGACCGCCGCGGGAACGGCGGTGGCGGAAGGCCACCGCGATCTTCGCCGCCTGGCCTTCCATCTGGTGGAGACCCTCATTGAAATGCCCGCCCGCACCGGCCTCAAGGTGCCCCACGGCGATGCCTTCCTGGCCGACCAGCCCCTCCCCCTGCCCGCGACGATGGCTGAAATCCGGCAGGCCTACGTGGATGCGGCCGATGCCCTCGGGACCGCCCTGGAGGCCTGGAACGACGCCACGCTGGAGGTCTCGGACAACATGTATGGCCAGCAGTGGAAGCGGGGGGAGACCCTGGGCATCCTGCTCACCCACCAGGTCCACCACGTCGGCCAGATGACGGTCCTGATGCGCCAGGCCGGCCTGCGCGTGCCGGGAATCTACGGACCGGCCAAGGAGGAGTGGGAGGCCTACCACATGCCCGCTCCGGCCATCTGA
- a CDS encoding YafY family protein: MRRADRLFQIVQLLRRDRLSTAKRLAEELAVSVRTVYRDVADLQKSGVAIEGEAGAGYRLGRHAELPALGFTEDELEALIAGARMIQAWSDPALREAACSALLKVEAAASPEVRRRLAHSEMHAPGFLAAGGGARFMGELRTAMRGRRKVLMGYRRADGTCSERTVYPLGLFFWGHTWCLAGWCELRDEFRTFRLDRIQSVDVLQGTFQPIEGHTLADYIRKAEDDHRDS; the protein is encoded by the coding sequence GTGCGCCGTGCCGACCGCCTGTTCCAGATCGTCCAGCTCCTGCGCCGCGACCGCCTTTCCACGGCGAAACGGCTCGCGGAAGAGCTGGCGGTGTCGGTTCGAACGGTCTACCGGGATGTGGCCGACCTCCAGAAGTCCGGCGTGGCCATCGAGGGCGAGGCCGGAGCCGGCTACCGCCTGGGCCGCCACGCGGAGCTGCCGGCCCTCGGCTTCACCGAGGATGAGCTGGAGGCCCTGATCGCCGGGGCCCGCATGATCCAGGCCTGGTCGGACCCCGCCCTGAGGGAGGCGGCCTGCTCCGCCCTCCTCAAGGTCGAAGCGGCGGCCTCCCCGGAGGTGCGGCGGAGGCTGGCCCACTCGGAGATGCACGCGCCGGGTTTCCTGGCGGCAGGGGGCGGTGCCCGCTTCATGGGCGAACTGCGGACAGCCATGCGCGGCCGCCGCAAGGTGCTCATGGGCTATCGGCGGGCGGACGGAACCTGTTCGGAGCGGACCGTCTATCCCCTCGGACTCTTTTTCTGGGGACACACCTGGTGCCTGGCGGGATGGTGCGAGCTCCGGGACGAGTTCCGCACCTTCCGCCTGGACCGCATCCAGTCTGTGGACGTGCTCCAGGGCACCTTCCAACCGATCGAGGGCCACACCCTGGCGGACTACATCCGGAAGGCGGAGGATGACCACCGGGACTCCTGA
- a CDS encoding protein-disulfide reductase DsbD domain-containing protein, with amino-acid sequence MPIRTGLLSILLALAALSSWAGPAVKVRLISDTDSVQPGRPLRVGLRFELQDHWHIYWSNPGDSGMPPQVRWKLPAGFRAGDVQWPAPERLGSGSVIDFGYPESVLLPVEIQTPAATLEAGSTVTLSAEVSWLACRDLCVPGRADLTLSLPVRLTPGPAPGSHALFQEAERRLPRPMPAGWKAEAVPEGEVFVMTIRGAGEAKAWFFPFEGDQIDHAAPQTATALPDGLRLTLRKSVQLARTPARLEGVLKLGSGEAYAVSVPVRAISP; translated from the coding sequence ATGCCCATCCGAACCGGGCTCCTTTCCATCCTCCTTGCCCTGGCGGCCCTGTCCTCCTGGGCCGGCCCCGCGGTGAAGGTCCGGCTGATCTCCGACACGGATTCCGTTCAGCCGGGAAGGCCCCTTCGGGTCGGCCTGCGGTTCGAGCTGCAGGACCACTGGCACATCTACTGGAGCAATCCCGGCGATTCCGGCATGCCTCCCCAGGTGCGGTGGAAGCTGCCTGCGGGCTTCCGGGCCGGAGACGTCCAATGGCCCGCGCCGGAGCGGCTGGGTTCGGGCTCGGTGATCGATTTCGGCTACCCGGAATCGGTCCTGCTGCCGGTCGAGATCCAGACGCCGGCGGCCACGCTTGAGGCCGGCTCCACCGTCACGCTTTCCGCCGAAGTCAGCTGGCTCGCCTGCAGGGACCTCTGTGTGCCGGGCCGGGCGGACCTGACGCTTTCCCTGCCCGTGCGCCTGACCCCGGGGCCGGCGCCGGGGTCCCACGCGCTGTTCCAGGAGGCGGAACGGCGCCTGCCCAGGCCCATGCCGGCGGGCTGGAAGGCCGAGGCGGTCCCGGAGGGGGAGGTCTTCGTGATGACGATCCGGGGCGCCGGGGAGGCGAAGGCGTGGTTCTTTCCGTTCGAAGGCGACCAGATCGACCATGCCGCGCCCCAGACCGCCACGGCGCTCCCGGACGGCCTGCGGCTGACCCTCAGGAAGTCCGTGCAGCTGGCGAGGACGCCCGCCAGGCTTGAGGGCGTCCTGAAGCTGGGGTCGGGCGAGGCCTATGCCGTGTCGGTTCCCGTCCGGGCGATCAGCCCATGA
- a CDS encoding redoxin domain-containing protein: protein MRKLALFSAILISTSLAAPARAARVGEKAPDFTAVDSNGVKHSLSEYAGRITVLEWHNQGCPFVKKFYDSGSMQKLQKAWAGRGVAWLTVISSAPGKQGHVTGSEENAYLKKMDAAPAAVLLDPTGQLGHLYDAKTSPHMFIIDPKGTLIYNGAIDDQPTPDPASLAVAKNYVAQALTEAMDGKPVSVPTSRPYGCSVKYAD from the coding sequence ATGAGAAAGCTGGCTCTCTTTTCGGCGATCCTGATTTCGACGTCCCTGGCCGCGCCCGCACGGGCCGCGCGGGTGGGGGAGAAGGCCCCGGATTTCACGGCGGTCGACAGCAACGGCGTGAAGCATTCGCTCTCCGAGTACGCGGGCAGGATCACGGTCCTCGAATGGCACAACCAGGGTTGCCCCTTCGTCAAGAAGTTCTACGACAGCGGCAGCATGCAGAAGCTCCAGAAGGCGTGGGCCGGCCGCGGCGTGGCATGGCTGACCGTCATCTCCTCCGCGCCGGGCAAGCAGGGCCACGTGACGGGAAGCGAGGAAAATGCGTACCTCAAGAAGATGGACGCGGCACCGGCGGCCGTGCTGCTCGATCCGACCGGCCAGCTGGGCCATCTGTACGACGCCAAGACCTCCCCGCACATGTTCATCATCGATCCCAAGGGGACGCTCATCTACAACGGCGCCATCGATGACCAGCCGACCCCGGACCCCGCCAGCCTCGCGGTAGCGAAGAACTATGTGGCGCAGGCGCTCACCGAGGCGATGGACGGGAAGCCCGTGAGCGTTCCGACGTCCCGTCCGTATGGCTGCTCCGTGAAGTACGCCGACTGA
- a CDS encoding response regulator transcription factor, with protein MRILLVDDDASLAGILADSLTLQRPDWEVRVALDGAAALEILRAEAIDLLVSDIQMPSMDGIALLQNLRADPRLAGLPVILASGRNEWGQVREGMCSGADDYLVKPFSGRELIQAIEIRLQRLRPPQAAQEVPPGPSLAPLTERERDVLALIGKGLVTKEIAERLDLSPHTVGVHRSNIMRKLDLHTSAALAALAVRARLS; from the coding sequence ATGCGGATTCTCCTGGTGGACGACGATGCCAGCTTGGCCGGAATCCTTGCCGATTCCCTGACCCTCCAGCGCCCGGACTGGGAGGTCCGGGTGGCCCTGGACGGAGCCGCCGCCCTGGAGATCCTGCGGGCGGAGGCCATCGACCTGCTGGTGTCCGACATCCAGATGCCCTCCATGGACGGCATCGCCCTGCTGCAGAACCTGCGGGCGGATCCGCGCCTCGCCGGCCTTCCGGTCATCCTGGCCTCGGGCCGCAACGAATGGGGCCAGGTCCGGGAGGGCATGTGCTCCGGAGCCGACGACTACCTCGTCAAGCCCTTCTCGGGCAGGGAACTCATCCAGGCCATCGAGATCCGGCTCCAGCGCCTGAGGCCGCCCCAGGCCGCCCAGGAAGTCCCCCCGGGGCCTTCCCTGGCCCCGCTCACCGAGCGGGAACGCGACGTGCTCGCCCTGATCGGCAAGGGCCTGGTGACCAAGGAGATCGCGGAACGGCTGGACCTCAGTCCGCACACGGTCGGCGTCCACCGCTCCAACATCATGCGCAAGCTCGACCTCCACACGTCCGCGGCCCTGGCGGCCCTGGCGGTGCGGGCCCGGCTCTCCTGA
- a CDS encoding YihY/virulence factor BrkB family protein: MTHRAASKAAALAFYTLFSIAPILVLVIAGAGLLLGTQAAQGAVLEQLREWVGPLGAAALRNLLAGAQVPGSGRAATALAVALLGVGATSVFAELKDSLDEIWNHQVPVPTGILAVLRARLLSFGLVMTLSFLLLTSLVVNATLALLAGFWARVWAGSFWIFSSLSTLLTFAVIACLFAVIYRMLPEVSLPWRDVAVGALCTATLFSLGEYAIAAYLRSGGISTTFGAAGSLAVLLIWVYYSAQIFFLGAEFTREYAITLGSLRNKDEDRELNPSGDPRAARPGRPSSRASGP; encoded by the coding sequence CTGACCCATCGGGCCGCCAGCAAGGCCGCGGCCCTGGCCTTCTACACGCTGTTCTCCATCGCGCCGATCCTGGTGCTGGTCATCGCGGGGGCCGGGCTCCTGCTGGGGACCCAGGCCGCCCAGGGCGCGGTTCTGGAGCAGCTGAGGGAATGGGTCGGCCCCCTGGGCGCCGCCGCGCTCAGGAACCTCCTGGCGGGCGCCCAGGTGCCCGGCTCGGGCCGCGCCGCCACCGCCCTCGCCGTGGCCCTCCTGGGGGTGGGCGCCACCAGCGTCTTCGCCGAACTGAAGGACAGCCTGGACGAGATCTGGAACCACCAGGTGCCGGTGCCCACGGGGATCCTGGCCGTGCTGCGCGCACGGCTGCTCTCCTTCGGCCTGGTGATGACCCTGTCCTTCCTCCTGCTCACCTCCCTGGTGGTCAATGCCACCCTGGCCCTCCTGGCCGGCTTCTGGGCCCGGGTCTGGGCGGGCTCGTTCTGGATCTTCAGCAGCCTCTCCACCCTGCTCACCTTCGCGGTCATCGCCTGCCTGTTCGCGGTGATCTACCGGATGCTGCCGGAGGTGTCCCTGCCGTGGCGCGACGTGGCCGTCGGCGCGCTCTGCACGGCCACCCTGTTCAGCCTGGGCGAGTACGCCATCGCCGCCTACCTGAGGAGCGGCGGGATCAGCACCACGTTCGGGGCCGCGGGGTCCCTGGCCGTGCTCCTCATCTGGGTCTACTACTCCGCCCAGATCTTCTTCCTGGGCGCGGAGTTCACCCGGGAGTACGCGATCACCCTCGGCAGCCTCCGGAACAAGGATGAGGACCGCGAGCTCAACCCTTCCGGAGATCCGCGAGCAGCGCGACCAGGGCGTCCGTCATCCCGGGCCTCTGGGCCGTGA
- a CDS encoding sugar-transfer associated ATP-grasp domain-containing protein yields MHTPPWKPLLSIPARGLNLLADLGAAVRFYGTDWITLLRRVVRLRSRGGFRPREALQGGLLDPRLPESALAATISKAALVRLQARVNPDRFDCLTEDKAIFYAYCQGLGLPVPRLLGVASRPAGFTAEGGPLLGPEDWRAFLAGLPAEFVVKPSRGAYGRGVEIFRREGGDFIGSLSGRHPEETAGAAFFTDPGYASFVIQERLRAHPVMEGLSGTPYLQTVRMVTDVDDQGTARIVFAMLRVIAGEATVDNYAEGANGNLLSFIDVAEGTLVLAVGMRPGGIGTVDVPEHPRTAVAFRGFRLPDWEAACALAQRAALLFQPMRTLGWDIALTPGGPRIVEVNKRWDPCNEIAFTAQRPGMTDALVALLADLRKG; encoded by the coding sequence ATGCATACTCCCCCCTGGAAGCCGCTGCTTTCCATCCCTGCCCGGGGCCTGAACCTCCTTGCGGACCTGGGCGCCGCCGTGCGCTTCTACGGGACGGACTGGATCACCCTGCTGCGCAGGGTCGTCCGGCTCCGCTCCCGCGGCGGCTTCCGGCCCCGGGAGGCCCTGCAGGGCGGCCTGCTCGATCCGCGCCTGCCCGAGTCCGCCCTGGCAGCGACGATCTCGAAAGCCGCGCTGGTCCGGCTCCAGGCGCGCGTGAACCCGGACAGGTTCGATTGCCTGACGGAGGACAAGGCCATCTTCTACGCCTACTGCCAAGGCCTGGGACTGCCCGTCCCCCGGCTTCTGGGGGTTGCCTCCCGCCCGGCGGGTTTCACGGCCGAGGGCGGGCCCCTTCTGGGCCCGGAGGACTGGCGGGCCTTCCTGGCGGGCCTCCCTGCCGAGTTCGTGGTCAAGCCCAGCCGGGGCGCCTATGGAAGGGGCGTCGAGATCTTCCGGCGCGAAGGTGGGGACTTCATCGGGTCCCTGAGCGGCCGGCACCCGGAGGAGACCGCGGGCGCCGCCTTCTTCACCGACCCGGGGTACGCGTCCTTCGTCATCCAGGAGCGCCTGCGCGCCCACCCGGTCATGGAGGGCCTGAGCGGCACGCCGTACCTCCAGACCGTGCGGATGGTGACCGACGTGGACGACCAGGGGACGGCGCGCATCGTCTTCGCCATGCTCAGGGTCATTGCCGGCGAAGCCACGGTCGACAACTACGCCGAAGGCGCCAACGGGAACCTGCTCAGTTTCATCGACGTGGCCGAAGGAACCCTCGTCCTCGCCGTCGGCATGCGCCCGGGCGGGATCGGCACCGTGGACGTGCCCGAGCACCCCAGGACGGCCGTGGCTTTCCGTGGGTTCAGGTTGCCGGACTGGGAGGCGGCGTGCGCCCTGGCGCAACGGGCCGCCCTCCTCTTCCAGCCCATGCGGACGCTCGGCTGGGACATCGCCCTGACGCCCGGCGGACCCCGGATCGTGGAAGTGAACAAGCGCTGGGATCCCTGCAACGAGATCGCCTTCACGGCCCAGAGGCCCGGGATGACGGACGCCCTGGTCGCGCTGCTCGCGGATCTCCGGAAGGGTTGA
- a CDS encoding glyceraldehyde-3-phosphate dehydrogenase — protein MSGSKQDTYLKEWQAQEATAERMLPVIGSLYRDKNVVTTVYGRSLVHSTAIDILKAHRFARHTLDNELSVTDSWPLLEAMSALDLAPARIDLGKLTYRFRAEGGRSAGAFVRAELAGVATGGGPILEEPQDIVLYGFGRIGRLLARLLIEKAGSGEKFRLKAAVVRRGSADDLLKRASLLRRDSVHGPFNGIITIDEEENAIIANGNMIRIIYADSPESVDYTQYGIRNAILVDNTGKWRDRAGLGKHLLAPGIAKVLLTAPGKGDIPNVVAGVNEDLITGGERIFSAASCTTNAIVPVLKSLNDRYGITHGHIETCHSYTNDQNLIDNYHKAARRGRSAPLNMVITETGAAKAVAKVIPDLAGRLTGNAIRVPTPNVSLAILTLELGKPVTVPELNGYLRAMSLESPLQNQIDYTNSPEVVSSDFVGSRHAGVVDSLATIADGNRCVLYVWYDNEFGYSCQVVRMVQKMAGLELPSVP, from the coding sequence ATGAGCGGATCGAAGCAGGACACGTACCTCAAGGAGTGGCAGGCCCAGGAGGCCACGGCCGAACGGATGCTGCCGGTCATCGGGAGCCTCTACCGCGACAAGAACGTCGTCACCACCGTCTACGGCCGCTCCCTGGTCCACAGCACGGCCATCGACATCCTCAAGGCCCACCGCTTCGCCCGGCACACCCTCGACAACGAGCTGTCGGTCACCGATTCCTGGCCCCTGCTGGAGGCCATGAGCGCCCTGGACCTGGCGCCGGCGCGCATCGACCTGGGCAAGCTGACCTACCGCTTCCGCGCCGAAGGCGGCCGAAGCGCCGGGGCCTTCGTGCGCGCGGAACTGGCCGGCGTCGCCACGGGCGGAGGCCCCATCCTGGAGGAACCCCAGGACATCGTCCTCTACGGCTTCGGCCGAATTGGTCGACTGCTTGCTAGGCTCCTCATCGAAAAGGCCGGCAGCGGCGAGAAATTCCGCCTCAAGGCCGCCGTCGTGCGCAGGGGCTCCGCGGACGACCTCCTCAAGCGCGCCAGCCTGCTGCGCCGGGATTCGGTGCACGGCCCCTTCAACGGCATCATCACCATCGACGAGGAGGAGAACGCCATCATCGCCAACGGGAACATGATCCGCATCATCTACGCGGACAGCCCCGAGAGCGTGGACTACACCCAGTACGGCATCCGCAACGCCATCCTCGTGGACAACACCGGAAAGTGGCGGGACCGCGCCGGCCTGGGCAAGCACCTCCTGGCCCCGGGCATCGCCAAGGTCCTCCTGACCGCCCCCGGCAAGGGGGACATCCCCAACGTGGTGGCCGGGGTCAACGAGGACCTGATCACCGGGGGGGAGCGGATCTTCTCCGCCGCCAGCTGCACCACCAACGCCATCGTCCCCGTCCTGAAGTCCCTCAACGACCGGTACGGCATCACCCACGGCCACATCGAGACCTGCCACTCCTACACCAACGACCAGAACCTCATCGACAACTACCACAAGGCCGCCCGGCGGGGCCGCAGCGCGCCCCTGAACATGGTCATCACCGAGACCGGCGCCGCCAAGGCCGTGGCCAAGGTCATTCCCGACCTGGCCGGCAGGCTCACCGGCAACGCCATCCGGGTGCCCACCCCCAACGTCTCCCTGGCCATCCTCACCCTGGAGCTGGGCAAGCCCGTGACCGTGCCCGAGCTCAACGGCTACCTCCGCGCCATGTCCCTGGAGTCCCCCCTGCAGAACCAGATCGACTACACCAATTCGCCGGAAGTGGTCTCCAGCGATTTCGTGGGCTCCCGGCACGCCGGCGTGGTGGATTCCCTGGCGACCATCGCGGATGGGAACCGGTGCGTGCTGTACGTGTGGTATGACAACGAGTTCGGCTACAGCTGCCAGGTGGTCCGGATGGTGCAGAAGATGGCCGGCCTGGAGCTGCCGTCGGTGCCCTAG
- a CDS encoding bacteriohemerythrin, whose product MALIAWHDRFATGIPSVDDQHKTLFQTVNDFHEGLVTGRGREELARTLDFLVTYTVRHFKTEEDFMELHRFDGLKAHRSEHQLLLEEVAAFKEQWSRNAAAVRPMEVARFLGDWLTHHIQQMDFQYARFLKEGGLSV is encoded by the coding sequence ATGGCCCTCATCGCCTGGCACGACCGTTTCGCAACCGGCATCCCTTCCGTGGACGACCAGCACAAGACGCTCTTCCAGACCGTCAACGATTTCCACGAGGGGCTCGTGACGGGACGCGGCCGGGAGGAGCTGGCCCGGACCCTGGATTTCCTCGTCACCTACACGGTCAGGCACTTTAAGACCGAAGAGGACTTCATGGAGCTGCACAGGTTCGATGGCCTCAAGGCGCACCGCTCGGAGCACCAGCTCCTGCTCGAGGAGGTGGCGGCCTTCAAGGAGCAATGGTCGAGGAACGCCGCCGCCGTGAGGCCCATGGAGGTGGCCCGGTTCCTGGGGGACTGGCTGACGCACCACATCCAGCAGATGGATTTCCAGTACGCCAGGTTCCTGAAGGAAGGGGGCCTTTCGGTCTGA